From Gossypium raimondii isolate GPD5lz chromosome 11, ASM2569854v1, whole genome shotgun sequence:
GTGCGTTGTTGTGGTCAAAGGTGGGCCAACGAGGGGGTGTTTGCGCGGTGGTTAGGGACGGCGACGATAGAGTTTTGAGTTGGTAGGGTGATAAGGGAGGGACAGGGGAAAAGGGAGTTCGCGCGTGAAAGAAAGGGAAAGGGGGGAAGACAAGTGGTGGATAATGGAGAGGGAATGATGCGATGAGAGGGATGGGAGAGGGGGTTTCAGTTAGGAGTGGCTGgggaagggaaaaaagaaaattaggggAAATGGGGAAAGGGGGAATTGCGAGGGAGAGGGAAGGAGAAAGGAGCGGTTAGGATGAGAAAAGGAAGGATTTGGGCGACGCTGGGAGGTGCGGATGGGAGTGAGAGAAAAAAGGGGCAAGGACGATTGTGGCCAGAATGGGGGGTCGAAGTGGGTAAAGGCAGAGTCGTGGCTAGGGGAAAGAAGTGAGGGAGGAAGaatacaaaacaaaaagaaaaggaaaaattagggttttaaatggGCACAATCATGTTTAGGCTCGTGTTGGGCTACACAGCCGTGTCACACACTCGTGTGCCACTCCTTCAGGCCGTGTGTGATTTAAAACTCAAAGCCTAGTGGTCACACGGCCTTGGACATgctcgtgtgccaagccgtgtgtgATTTTCTTTCGCTTCTCTCATACCCATGTGTGAGGCCATTCGGGGCACACGATctcacacacgcccgtgtgacagGTTGTGTCTCGCACACGACTGTGTTTAtggcctgtgtaactctctgacttgcaattaaatttgaaaaattaattccaGTGTTCACGTGGCCTTGGACACAGCCGTGTCgctaggccgtgtggatcaTCTTAGGTCGTGTAACCATCAAAATTAGATTCAAATCTTAACTCTGTATTTGACCTGTATAAACCCAAGACATGTAGTTGAGGCCTTTTAAATATCTATTGTACATGATTATGATtatgaattgaaaatgttttgatattttcataattgtatattttttcatatttttaattgtttatatattttcataattgtataattgtataattgaaaatgttcttaacattattttcatCGTTTATAATGTCTATTGTATgtcttttttcatatttttaattgtttaataacTCACattaattgtttatatattttcgagtatcttaattattatattattgtgCAATATAAGAACATTCTTTGGTTTCGAATACTTCACAACAAAATTATTATGTTGATAGAACATTCTTTTAGAGAATAATGTTTATAAGCCTTTATTGATATGTTGGAAGAGTGAATTAAGTTGGGTAGGGTTAACATGaggttaaaagattaaaatcgAACAGGTTAATCAATTTATGAATACCTCTAGATCGAGATTAGAATAAATTTGAACATGATTTATACGTgatgaaatttaaaacataataaaatttgaagtaaaaatcTACCCATAATAAAACTCCAAATTTCCAAAACCTAAATCTTACCATTAAGTCAaagtattattaataaaatattaaaataacactTTTTTGACTTAACTGTctaaaattacatcaaataaattttcttaaattccttatatttaataacttgTTTCTTATTAGATATTGTATTGattaataaatagataatttaaaataataaaaaaaagttagttgTTCATGCTGCTTCGATActgcactttttttttttcttttagttaaaatatttttcgtcaAAATTggatttattgaaaatagatgGAGCTTTGACCTTTGTTgatagataattttacttttcctcTCGGAAACTGCATTAAATTCGGAAGGCTTAATtctaaattactcaaaaactgAGACGCTGATTGGACAATCCAACATTCGACCCAAAGCTAACCAGCTTAGCACTTAGCATAGTTTACACTCGTTTTCAAAACGCGCATGTTTCTTTGACCATGATCACTCCAATAGAAGCTTTCAAAGCTTCTTGCCCTAATCTCTTTGCTCTCTACTTTCACAAGCTTCTGATTGATTAataatgcttttcttttttgctgCAAATTCAGTTCAACTTCTTTGAATTCAGTTATATAGTTCCTTAATTCAGGTGGGTTTTGCTTTGTTtctattttacattttctttttccgtTGCTTACCATTACTGCTTTACAGTTTCTTTGTTTGAGACTGGTAGTTTCAAATTTTGTAGATTTATCTTTCTGGGTTTCTCTTTGATTTGTggtttttgaatgatttattagttaaatgaaGTTACTTATTCTTAATGCAGTTTTTCATCtgggttttgtttgttttgtttgaattttagtattttttggTCCCGTCTTGCTATCTTAGAGGATGACATGGGGGTTTTGGTGGTGATTTTGATTGATAATTAAGTAGGATTTTTATTTggaagttgattttttttgttttttggctgaaattttagattttggatGATAGTGATGAACTTGGAAACTGAAATGCCGGGTCGACGGCATTTTTCTCTAGTAGATACTTTAGAGCTGAAATCTCAGATTGAAAGGAAGATTGGGCCTATAAAAGCTCAGAAGTACTTTAATCTGCTCACTAGATTTTTGAGTCTTAAGATTGGGAAACCCGAGTTTGATAGGCTCTGCATTGGTATAATTGGGAGAGAAAATGTTCGTCTTCATAATCATCTCCTCAGATCGATTATTAGAAATGCTTCTCTTTCGAAGAATCATCCATCAACAGGGAACAAATTGGAAGGTGCTTTAAGTGTTAAAGCGGCGAATGGGTATCAAAGAAGTAATCTTAAGTCAATGTGCAAAGACTTTCCTCAATCCCCTCGTAAGGGAAGGACTATAAATCTCCGTGATCAGAACCATCCAAGTCCTTTAGGGCCTCATGGGAAGAGCCGTGGTACTGTTTGTGAAGATGCAGTTCCGAGAGTTCAAGAACAGCAAAGTGCTACCGAGTTGCTTTCTTTGGGTAGCAGACCACCTATGTCCTTCGAAGAAGGAGAGGAAGTTGATCAAGTTGCAGGAAGCCCAAGCATTCACAGTAGGAGTCCTGTTAGAGCTCCGCTTGGCATATCTTTGAATGCTAAAAGAATGCGAAAAGTGCCATGGAACAGATTAGCATCCGCTTCTGAGACATGTCATTGCAAAGGTGAACTACCTGACACAGGTTCTTTGAGAAAAAGGTTGGAAAAGAAGTTAGAGATGGAGGGATTAAACATATCAGTAGATTGTGCCAATTTGTTGAACAGTAGCCTTGATGTTTTCATGAAGAGATTGATAAAACCCTGTTTGGAATTGGCTGGTTCAAGGTCCGGACAGAAACTTATTGACCAAGGTCACAATTGGTCCACAGTCTCTTTGAACGGGATGCGGCCTTTGGGATATGCTCAAAAACAGAATGGGTCCATTTCTGCATCAATGTTAGACTTTCGAGTTGCAATGGAAATAAACTCCCCTCTCCTTGGGGTGGACTGGCCAACAAAACTTGAGAAGGTGTGCCTGCATGCTTCAGAAGAGTGAGCCGGAACtcactatccattggttctgAGTTGAACCAGGTTCCGGTGCTAGAGCAATTTTTGAGTTATTTCACTTACGAAGTATGCTCTAACATTGATCTTGATTATTCCATTTTTTAGAACGGATGAAGTAAATAAGTATAAAGAAGGCGAAAGGGGGTTTTGGATCAAGCCAATTAGGTTGTATACAGGTCATGGCTCTGATTTATCCTCGAGGTTTGACAGCCTAACATGGAGAAATCCAATTATATTGACACTTTGTAGAAATCTATAGGTTAGCAATTATCTCCACCTGTTACCTATAGTTGCTGTAGTTAAGTGAAGACATATTTTCGTAATAATAAAGCATATATTTTAGCTTTCAGCTTGATCTTGTTGAATTTGTCATATGACCTTCCATTATCTACTATTTCCTTCCCTCTGATGTGGTTTGTCATTGTTTTACATTGATAAATGCATCTATGCGGTAGTTAATTCCCCTGCCAGCATAAATGAACTTATATCGAGAGCAGTGCATTTGAATGCTGAAAATCATTCGTTGTGCGAAGCTTTGTATATCCTTACATGAGATGGATGTTTTTCactttttgtgtttatttctcATTACGCCTTTACCTGTGGACTTTTTGAATCATATCATTGCAAAAGTCGTCATTCGTACCTTTATGAGATCAGTCTGCTCTCCTTTTTATGGCATGCCAGTGCAGAACTCGAACCTTTCGTGTTTTCTGCATTTCTAGTTGGATATTGTTTGGGCATATAGCGCAAATAATAGAGAAGATGGTTTTATAGAAGCCATTTGCTCGTGTAGGAGGAACAAAAAGCGGTTAAGGAGGTGGAACATTGTCTTGATGACCAACCCCAAGGCTGATATCTCAATCGAGGTGGTCCAATGGTACTTGCCCCTGTCATGCACTTGTTATGTTTCCCTCATTGTATGCAGGATCGGATCTAGAGAAATACCAAACCGAATCTTGCCTATTAATGTTACAGTTCCGATGCTTAAAAGTGAGCTAAATAAACCGCTAAACTTAACTAACACTTGCAGTGAGTGGGAAGATCATTTTATGGATTGAAACTTATGCAGATTCTGATTTGATGAGCTGAGCTGAGCATTGATGCCTGTTTATAAAAGCAAAGAATAGTTGAACTCTTCTTGTTGTAGGTGTCTTGTAATTTTCTCTCCTTGACTTACAAGATTAAGAAATCAATTTTCCATAGGCTTAAAAGGATGGGGACCTACATACAATCGAAtctaaaaatagagaaagaagaaaaggcaaaatgttaaaataaagaCACAAAGAGACACGATGAGTTTGTGTGGCTAAGCTCAACATGACAGCAAGTAGTGGCTGGATCGGACAATGTATCCAAAATCATAACATCAGCCAGCCCCCATTatctaaatacaaaaattaaaaagagagagaTCTGACTCCTAACCCTAAGCTGTTGTCTAATCCACATCATGTTGTTTCCCTAATTGGTTCGGTTCTTCAATGTTTCATGCCCCTTTTTAGTATCCCATTTTTCTTGcacacataattttattttgttttatttctttttcttgaattcaGCAATATTTTTAAGACTAGTTTGAAATTTCTGGTTGTTGAAGCTGAAAACAACAAAAGCTTCtctttttcatcatcattattacTACTTACATTGATTTCTTTAAAATcactatttcaataatatactaTTATGCTCTACGTTTAAAATAAATGTCAGATTTAGTCTTTgtattctaattttatcaatgtttatcattctaattttcaaaatttgaaatttaagtctTGACCCAAATAATAGCAGTTAAATGTATTgagttaatttttgttgttagtATCATACTATGTATAACttgtgatttaatttatatttaagtccatatccttttcaaaatttgaaattttaattttagacaATATTCGTTAAATGCATTATTTAAAATgacatagtttttttattaatattacgtaaaaatagaaagtttatataatattacatatgtAATGATATggcataaaattttgaaaataacaaattataaaaaaaaatgataaatgttgttaatccTAATTGTTGGTCTCAAAAGACAATAGGTGCTTCATTTGTTTGTGTAAGACAATAATTGAAGTAGATCCGTAAAGTATTAAGCGTTAATGAAAAGAAAGGAACATGGCGTGTTGTTCCACCGACTGATATGCAACCATAAAATAATGGTTAGATTCCACCATCATTCATCATTATCTAtcttaatatattaattaatgcCTAATCATTCATTAATACttagtttttatcttttctacccaataattcatgtttaacatgttCCAATAGATCACAATTTATGCAGTTTCCATGTCTTCTTATACATTAaaccaatattttatttgtttttaactcTTTCTTCCCACCTAAATTACACTTTCAATCACTTAATTAttggtaagtttttgttttggtcacacaattattcgattttgtttatttttggtCATTAGCTATTAAATCATTAACGGAAAGATGACATGACATCTTTTAAAACGAGCATATAACAATTTTAAcccttaacatttatatattgtgtcaatttagttctaacaaatttaatacacaacatttacatattgtgtaatttggtctttttagaattttaattttctttatgaccttttcacttaaaaagctaaataaatttatcaactaaatCAATGGCAAAGCCAAGGGAGTAGGCAAGTGCCCCTTGATTAAATGGGAAAATATCCATTTAGCCCATCCCATAATATAAATCGTTCAAATTATATCCtttagtttttgaataaaagaaaattttacattttttggcactctcaaaaatttaataatgtaatGGAAGCATTTTAACACAACCTTGACTCCtccaatattttataattttatctcggCTCGtccaaagaaaatttttgacCTTACCtttgagctaaatttgattgaaaatatatatataaaaatagaaacaccTAAAATCCaacataacaattttttttattcttttaaaattaaccctcaatgtcacaaagaaatgcaaaactataaaaaagatcaaatttcacattatgtaaatattgaaagttaaaattgctactatgtcaaattttaaacccGCCAAGTTAGTTAAATTACTAACGGAAGATAATTGCTGGtaaccaaaaaggaaaaagaaagttaaatagTTGAGCaactattatataatttttcataattgagtaattaaaaagttatttatagttgagtgaTTACCAATGtaatcttctttatttttaataaataaaatattgctAAGTTTAATACAAGTTAATTTAGTATTACACTtagtttttagatttggatcatcatttaaccatttttataagaagaatagaaaaaaatcattcaaagaTTGAATTCAAGATTCGAGATTAgtactaattatttaataaaatcttttaagGTGTAGGAATTCTTAAAATGAGAATCATGATAATCcaattgttttcaatttttagatcaaaatgaataaatttaagtcttagatttaagatttaatctatCTCACTAAAAAATTTTGGGCATTCGGTATTCATTTGTATTTCATGAAATTCTTTGAGTGTTTTTCATCAACCAAGAAAAAACATCTTAAATACcgaaaaaataaatatcgaaTACCCAAATTGCTTAATCTCGATAACATTAATTTCTTACTTTCAATCCCATTGTAAAGCTACTTCTGATTTTTTGcttagaaaaaaaaggaaaaggttgGTTGTTGTGCTCTTTATTTTAATgtagattaaatattaaatttaaggcttagattaatttattttgatttaagggtTAAGAATAAATTGATTCTCATGGTTCTCATTTTAAAAGTTCTTACTATATTTGTCAccatcttttaaatgattttaaaaaagggtaatttaatcttttattttgtaaagaTAGATAtagttttaattagaatatatatatatatatatacaaagtaattttacatacttccttaattatttaaatgattaatattttaatgatccaATTGTCTTgccatgcatgtaaattttcaaaccgactataccaaattaaaatactctatatatttaatatatatatatatatatccaacagTTAATTTTTGTACAcaaaaaatggttaaaagttttaaatttaaattaaatttgagacCATAAATATAATAGTTGGATGattgaaacattaaaaatataaattatttttacatgttGTTAAATGGAGATAAAATTCATCCGACAAGATAGGGTTGATTGGGGAAACTGATTAGTCATGTTGTTTCACACTCATCAGATCAAATCAAATAGAATGTCCGAATCAAAGCAAACAGACACATGTGGTATAACTTTGGTGCAAGATTTTGTCCACAAAGCCCACCCAATTAAGTGCAgaaaagttatttatatttcaaatctttaattaaatttaggttcCATCATTTGATAATCCTCAGAAGCAGAGATTAAGTTGAAGAATATGTTATTCTGCAAAAATGCTGATGTTCTTTGGATCAATGATGATTGCTTTGTGAGAAGGTGAAACACAAATGGGTGGGGTAACAGAGAGATAGCATCTTGTAAATGTAAATGTACCCCTATTTTGCTGACTAAAAAATCTGCACCTTCTGAAGCCTGTTGAAGCCTGAAATTTTTGACAATTCTTTTGTTGTTATCTATCATAAAgagtaattaatttgtttatttaaatggtgGGTGGTGGGACCTAAATGACAACAGAAGAACATAAGCCTCTGGGGTGGCCCCTTGCTTCAGCCTTTTCAGCAATGGACCCACCACCCCATACGGTTGCACCTCTCCTTACCAGCAACGCGTGCTTCCCCATTCTCACCCTTTTTCTTCCTAtaaataaacacaatttcacCAATTATGATTCCTTTTCAAGATAAGAATGGGATTTTACTTTTGTTAAATTCtgacaaatttcaaatttagttgactgttcaaattatttatattaaaccaggttgattataatgaatatttttaaatttatgattaatataaaCACATTAATCCTTTGCTGTTGATaagatttcatttttattatattgataaatattcctgaaaacaaaatccattt
This genomic window contains:
- the LOC105804007 gene encoding uncharacterized protein LOC105804007; the encoded protein is MIVMNLETEMPGRRHFSLVDTLELKSQIERKIGPIKAQKYFNLLTRFLSLKIGKPEFDRLCIGIIGRENVRLHNHLLRSIIRNASLSKNHPSTGNKLEGALSVKAANGYQRSNLKSMCKDFPQSPRKGRTINLRDQNHPSPLGPHGKSRGTVCEDAVPRVQEQQSATELLSLGSRPPMSFEEGEEVDQVAGSPSIHSRSPVRAPLGISLNAKRMRKVPWNRLASASETCHCKGELPDTGSLRKRLEKKLEMEGLNISVDCANLLNSSLDVFMKRLIKPCLELAGSRSGQKLIDQGHNWSTVSLNGMRPLGYAQKQNGSISASMLDFRVAMEINSPLLGVDWPTKLEKVCLHASEE